The Kitasatospora sp. NBC_01287 genome contains a region encoding:
- the nudC gene encoding NAD(+) diphosphatase gives MYYSGLGLDRVVDRRGDSDWIEALLTRASTQVIPLWQDQCLVRNETPLRLPLAQARDILVAAGDRVLLGLEGERAVFAADVSGLERESAVELAGADRMLDVRAMVPTITPDEAGLLAYARGILHWNRNQRFCGACGGPARSCNGGHLRTCQNCGKLLFPRIEPAVIVLVELPGTPRRCLLGRHAASGPNRFSTLAGFVEIGESFEDTVRREVREEAGVTVGAVTYQGSQGWPFPAGVMIGFRAEAVSDAIDVDNVEVVEARWFTAAELRARLADAALGGPYRVDSIGKALIDQWLADTD, from the coding sequence GTGTACTACAGCGGGTTGGGGCTCGACCGTGTCGTTGATCGGCGGGGAGACTCGGACTGGATCGAGGCACTGCTGACCAGGGCCAGTACCCAGGTCATTCCCCTGTGGCAGGACCAGTGCCTGGTGCGAAACGAAACGCCGTTGCGGCTGCCCTTGGCCCAGGCGAGGGACATCCTCGTCGCGGCCGGCGACCGGGTGCTGCTCGGCCTCGAAGGCGAGAGGGCGGTGTTCGCGGCTGATGTGTCCGGGCTCGAACGGGAGAGCGCCGTCGAGCTGGCCGGCGCGGACAGGATGCTGGACGTGCGGGCGATGGTTCCCACCATCACGCCGGACGAAGCGGGTCTGCTGGCGTACGCGCGGGGAATTCTGCACTGGAACCGCAATCAGCGGTTTTGTGGCGCCTGCGGGGGCCCGGCCCGGTCCTGCAATGGTGGCCACCTGCGGACCTGCCAGAACTGTGGGAAGCTGCTGTTCCCGCGGATCGAACCGGCCGTGATCGTGCTAGTCGAGCTTCCGGGCACGCCCCGGCGCTGCCTGCTCGGCCGCCATGCGGCATCCGGCCCGAACCGCTTCAGCACCCTGGCCGGGTTCGTCGAGATTGGCGAGAGCTTCGAGGACACGGTGCGCCGCGAGGTGCGGGAGGAAGCCGGCGTCACCGTAGGTGCGGTGACCTACCAGGGTTCCCAGGGGTGGCCGTTCCCGGCCGGGGTGATGATCGGGTTTCGCGCCGAGGCCGTTTCCGATGCGATCGATGTGGACAACGTGGAAGTGGTGGAGGCACGCTGGTTCACGGCCGCGGAACTGCGCGCGCGGCTGGCGGATGCTGCTCTCGGCGGCCCGTACCGGGTCGATTCGATTGGCAAGGCGCTCATCGACCAGTGGCTGGCCGACACAGACTAA